From the Desulfobacterales bacterium genome, the window CGCCTGACCGTGGCCTCGAAAAAAATCTACAAGAATATCAGTGTCCAGCAGGAGTAACTGCGCCATGATTAGTTCCGGTCCCATTCGGTTCGCGCTGCCTTGAAGTCAGGAAGATCCTTTCGGTCCTTCCAGATTCCGGCAGCCTCTCGCAATACCGCCTCTCGTCGACTGTGGCCGGATTGGTCGATCATGCGATCGACCGCCTCTCGAATGATCTCGCTTTGTTTCTTCCCCATGGCCTTCGCTATAGCGGCCAATTCGTCTCGTTGGTGCTTTGTCAGATATATTTGTGTTCGTACCATGTCGATCCTCCTATGTAGTATACATCAGGATTATACACCATTAATGCTTTCTGTCAAGGCCGTTGACCGCATCACCAGAGACAAGCTCAATATTTTAACTTGATGGGGGTGAAACTTTTAATTAACCCCATAAACCTTCCCGTTGATAGCGGGATGGTCCAAGCTATGTTTTGAGGGAATGAGAGTTGCCGGATCTCTCACCCGCTCTCCCGCAGGAGCGGGATCGCTTGAGCACACAGAGCGCACCGGCGTTTGTCAAGATAGTTGTCGCATAAAAATAATTTTTTTCGATAAAGGTTTCATTGCAAATCACGCGGCATTTA encodes:
- a CDS encoding ribbon-helix-helix protein, CopG family — encoded protein: MVRTQIYLTKHQRDELAAIAKAMGKKQSEIIREAVDRMIDQSGHSRREAVLREAAGIWKDRKDLPDFKAARTEWDRN